ATCCTCGCCGTGACGAGACGGCCGCCGCGCAGATGCTGGACGATCTGGAACAGACGGTCGGCTCGCCGCATCGGATCAGGCCGCGAAGGAGAAGAGGCCGATGGAATTGCCGTCCGGATCGGCGGCGTAGAAGAAGTGCCCGGCCGGTATGTCGATCACCGGCGAGACGACCTCGCCACCGGCTGCCTTCACCCGCGCCATCGCGTCATCGAGCGAGCCATCGACGGCAAGATGGATCGTGTTGCCGCTGCCCCTCGCGGCGGGCGTGCCGGGGTAGAGATGCCCCGAAA
This portion of the Oricola thermophila genome encodes:
- a CDS encoding VOC family protein; amino-acid sequence: MSEQLKNTAVWFEIPVTDLDAAQRFYEEALSIEMTRNDEGPNPMVMFSSMADTGVSGHLYPGTPAARGSGNTIHLAVDGSLDDAMARVKAAGGEVVSPVIDIPAGHFFYAADPDGNSIGLFSFAA